In Deinobacterium chartae, the genomic stretch GTTTACAGTGTAAAAGGCTGTCCCTCCCAGGAAAAACAACAGCAGCGTCGGCAGCAGAATCCGCGCCATGGCCCGGAAGTTGATGCGCCGCCAGTCCAGCCGACCGACCCGTTCCCACAGCAGCAACGCCGCATAGGTGATGAACACGGCCAGCAGTGGAGACTTCTCGCGGGTATGAAAGGCGTACGCTGCCGAGAGCACGAAGCACATCAGCCATATCCAGCCGCGGAAACGTACCCGACCGACTGCCAGCAGCGCTGCTGCCACCGGGAACAGCACTTTCCCTGCCAACGCGGCTAAGTACGCGCCCTGTCCAGTCTCGACGCTGTAGCGCACCTCGGTACGGTGCGCCACCGCTTCCATGGTGCTGCTGAAACTGAGCCTTGAACCCAGCAGGATCTCCAGCCCTGGTCCCATCAGAAAATAGCGTGCGTAGGCGACCAGGCCCACAACGATCAACAGTCCTGCCCACATGACCAACTGTCTCGAGGACGGCGCGACCCACATCGTCTGGCTGCGGCGGTATTGCGCCTCGAGCAGCAGCCCTGCGGTCCCGACGGTCAGCAGGACCCAGTGGGCCATCACCTGGCGCAGGTACAGGTCAGGATTGCGCTCGTTGATCAGGAATGCCGGACCGTTCAAATATTGGATGTCGCTCAGTGGCAGATAAGGCGCGATGGCCACGCCTACAGAGTCGATCACGACGAAGCCTGCCAGGGTAAATGCCAGCAGAGAGGGCCGGCCGGAGCGCAGCACCCAGACCGCCAAGGCCAGGACAGCTGCGCACAGCAGCAATTGGGTGACAGAAATCAGCTCAACCATTCCCGTACCTCCTCTGGAGCCACTTCAGGTCCACGTCGGCGTAATCGTCGGGCGTCCCGCCTCGAGGGCTTGCGCGATCAGTTCGCTGGCACGGCCCCCGCCGTACAGTTGGGCGTCCGCTCGACCCGGTCGGGCCGAGCTCACTGCACCCACCACCGCCTGCGGGTCCAACGGGGAGGCCAGCACGTTCCACCCCGCCTCGAGCAGTTCCACCCACTCGGTCTCGTCCCGCAGGGTGACGCAGGGCACCCGTTGGAAGAACGCTTCTTTTTGTATGCCACCCGAGTCGGTTACGATCACCCGTGCCGCTCGCTCGAGGGTTAGCATGTCCAGGTAACCAAGTGGTGGCGTTACGGTGACGCGCGCTTCAAGGGCTGTGCGCAGCCCATAGGCTTCGAGGTACTTGGCGGTGCGGGGGTGAAGCGGCAGCACCACCTGCTCGGTCTTGGCCAGCGTGCTCAGAGCCTGCACGATACCATTTAGCCGCGAGGGATCGTCGGTGTTCTCGGCGCGGTGTACGGTTGCCAGCACGAAGCTCCCCGCCTCGAGGCCCCAGCGGGCCAGTGCGTCGGTGGGCTGCGCTGCGAAGTGTAGCGCAGCGTCGAACATCACATCGCCCACCAGTTGCACGGTGGGCCCGGCAATGCCCTCGAGGCGCAGGTTCTCCACCGCCTGATCGGTCGGCGCGAACAGCAGCGCTGAGGCGTGGTCGGTCAGTACCCGGTTGATCTCTTCAGGCATACGGCGGTTGAACGAGCGCAGCCCGGCCTCGACGTGTGCAACCGGGAGGTGCAGCTTGGCCGCCGCCAGCGTTCCAGCAAGGGTGGAGTTGGTGTCGCCGTATACCAGTACCCAGTCCGGACGCTCCTCGAGCATCACGGCCTCGAGGGCAGCCAGCATGCGCCCGGTCTGTTCGCCGTGGCTGCCGGAGCCAACGCCCAGGAAGCGGCGGGGCCGCGGGATACCCAGCTCCTCGAAGAAGATGCGGTTCATGGCATCGTCGTAGTGCTGTCCGGTGTCGACGATGATTTCCTCGAGGCCAGGGCGGCGGGCCAGGGCGCGTGAGACGACGCTGGCCTTGACAAATTGCGGTCGGGCGCCCACGACGGTCAGGATGCGGGTCAAGAGGATGCCTCGTTTCTGGAGAGAGGGCGTTGCAGCGCGGCGCGTGCGGCGAAGAAGTACAGCAGGTAGGTCAGGGCCATGGTGACCGAGTAAGCCCCAATCAGGGCCACGTACCCCTGTGCCTTGAACAGTGCGAAGACCGCCAGTACCAGGGCCAAGCGCAGCAGGTCGATCGCGAACATCCAGTTCAGACGGTCGAGCACGATCAGGGTCTGAGAGAGGGCGCCTCCCAGTAGGCGGCCTGCGTACATCAGGCTTAGCAGGGCCGCCAGGGTGCCGGCGGGCTGCCACTCGGCTCCGAAGAGCGGGCCGAAGAGAAGTGGGCATAGCGCTCCGGCCAGCAGGACCAAGAGACCCAGCAGCGCTAGTCGCCGCGCGACCGAGCCGAACAGTGTATGCAGTCGTGCGGGTTCGTGCTGGTTGCGCGAGAGCTCACCCATGAAAGCCTGAGAGACACCTGCGCCCAGCAGGTCGAGCGGCCCACCCAGTACGCGCTGGGCCAGGGTTAGCCACCCTGCAGTCTCTACGCCGTAGGTATGCGCGACGAACAAGGTGGGGAGTTGTAGCGCAGCCACGTTGGCTAGGCCCGAGGGCAGTGAGAGCAGCGGGAAGCGACGGTAGGCGAGTGCAGTTCTCCACAGGCTGGCCGGACGCAGTAGTGTGGACAGCGAGCGTGGAACCTGCCGGACCAACCGTCCGGTCCCGGCAGCCTGCCCGGCGATATAACCGGCGACCAGCCCTAGCGGCGAACCCCCCAGCACGCCGCCCAACAGTTGAAGGCCGACCATCGATGCACTCTGGGTCAGGCGAGTTTGGCCGATGGCCCTGCCCGCTCCCTGACGCACTGCCCAGTAATTGAGGGCCTGATAAACCCCGCTCAACAGAAGGCCCAACGGCAGCAGCCACGTCAGCATGGCGGGCAGCACCGTGCCCAGCGCCGGAACCAGCAGTGGCACGGCGGCCAGTAGCAGCAGGCTGACGGCCAGCGCACACAACAACGCCAGCCCTAGCAGCCTGAACGCCTCTTCGTCGTGCTTGGGGCGTACGATGGCGAAGTCGTAGCGCAGGTTGACACACACCAGCAGCACGCTCAGCAGCGACGCATACGCCGCGAGCGCCCCAAAGTCGGCCGGGCCGTACAGCCTCGAGAGCAGGGGGGAACTCAGCAGTACCAGCAATTGTCCGGCGGCCGCACCGCCCACGATCCGGACGATGTTGCGCCGTAGGGCGCTTCCGCCCAGCAGCAGGGTGCGGGCCCGGCTCACCGCAGCGCCTGCCTCAGAACCGTCCTCAGGACGTCCACTACCCGCTGCTGGCCGTTCTCCTCAAGGCTAGGCCAGATTGGTAAGCTCAATACTTCCCTCGAGGCCAGTTCACTATGAGGATGGGAAGGATATTGGCCGTGGTAGATCGGCAACAGGTCTTGGGGGATGGGGTAGTACACCATCGTACCAATGCCCTGGGCCTCGAGCTGTTTCTGGACTTCATCGCGGTTGACGCCCTGCAGGCGCACGGTGTACTGATGGAATACGTGCCCTTGGGTGAGTTCAGGAGTCACAACGTTCGGTACTCCAGCCAGTAGTTCGTTGTAGCGCGCAGCCACTTGCCTACGGCCGGCGTTGCGGGCTTCAATGTGGGGGAGCTTGACCCGCAGCAGCGCTGCTTGCAAGCTGTCAAGCCGCGAGTTGTATCCGAGCGCTTCGTTGTGGTACTTCTTACGCGATCCGTGAACGCGCAGCATGCGGGCTTCTGCTGCAACGGTATCGTCATTGGTGACCAGCAGGCCGCCGTCACCGAAGGCTCCGAGGTTCTTGGAAGGGAAGAAGGAATAGGCTCCCACCTTACCCAGGGTTCCAGTATGCCTGCCCTTGTAGCGGGCCCCGAAGGACTGGGCGCAGTCCTCGATCACCTCGAGGTTGTGCTCCTCGGCAATCGCCAGGATCTCGTCCATGGCGCAGGGATTGCCGTACAGGTGAACGGGCATGATGGCACGCGTACGGGGCGTGATGCGCTCTCGGATGCGTTGCGGGTCGATGTTGTAGCTGATCGGATCGATGTCCGCGAACACCGGGGTCGCGCCCACGCTGGAGATGCTTTCGGCGGTGGCGAAAAAGGTAAAGGGCGTGGTGATGACCTCATCGCCAGGACCAATTCCCAGGGCACGCAGTGCAATAATCAGCGCATCGGTACCGCTGTTCAGGCCTACTGCGTGCTTAACGCCCAAGTAATCGGCGGCTTCGCGCTCGAAAGCCTCTACCTCTGGACCCATGATGAAAATGCCCGAGCGAAGCACCCGTTGTACGGCTGCATTCAGTTCGTCCCACAGTTCATCGATTTCGGGGGAGAGGTCAAGG encodes the following:
- the wecB gene encoding non-hydrolyzing UDP-N-acetylglucosamine 2-epimerase, yielding MTRILTVVGARPQFVKASVVSRALARRPGLEEIIVDTGQHYDDAMNRIFFEELGIPRPRRFLGVGSGSHGEQTGRMLAALEAVMLEERPDWVLVYGDTNSTLAGTLAAAKLHLPVAHVEAGLRSFNRRMPEEINRVLTDHASALLFAPTDQAVENLRLEGIAGPTVQLVGDVMFDAALHFAAQPTDALARWGLEAGSFVLATVHRAENTDDPSRLNGIVQALSTLAKTEQVVLPLHPRTAKYLEAYGLRTALEARVTVTPPLGYLDMLTLERAARVIVTDSGGIQKEAFFQRVPCVTLRDETEWVELLEAGWNVLASPLDPQAVVGAVSSARPGRADAQLYGGGRASELIAQALEAGRPTITPTWT
- a CDS encoding oligosaccharide flippase family protein — protein: MSRARTLLLGGSALRRNIVRIVGGAAAGQLLVLLSSPLLSRLYGPADFGALAAYASLLSVLLVCVNLRYDFAIVRPKHDEEAFRLLGLALLCALAVSLLLLAAVPLLVPALGTVLPAMLTWLLPLGLLLSGVYQALNYWAVRQGAGRAIGQTRLTQSASMVGLQLLGGVLGGSPLGLVAGYIAGQAAGTGRLVRQVPRSLSTLLRPASLWRTALAYRRFPLLSLPSGLANVAALQLPTLFVAHTYGVETAGWLTLAQRVLGGPLDLLGAGVSQAFMGELSRNQHEPARLHTLFGSVARRLALLGLLVLLAGALCPLLFGPLFGAEWQPAGTLAALLSLMYAGRLLGGALSQTLIVLDRLNWMFAIDLLRLALVLAVFALFKAQGYVALIGAYSVTMALTYLLYFFAARAALQRPLSRNEASS
- a CDS encoding DegT/DnrJ/EryC1/StrS family aminotransferase, which encodes MTQANIQHIPILDLSPEIDELWDELNAAVQRVLRSGIFIMGPEVEAFEREAADYLGVKHAVGLNSGTDALIIALRALGIGPGDEVITTPFTFFATAESISSVGATPVFADIDPISYNIDPQRIRERITPRTRAIMPVHLYGNPCAMDEILAIAEEHNLEVIEDCAQSFGARYKGRHTGTLGKVGAYSFFPSKNLGAFGDGGLLVTNDDTVAAEARMLRVHGSRKKYHNEALGYNSRLDSLQAALLRVKLPHIEARNAGRRQVAARYNELLAGVPNVVTPELTQGHVFHQYTVRLQGVNRDEVQKQLEAQGIGTMVYYPIPQDLLPIYHGQYPSHPHSELASREVLSLPIWPSLEENGQQRVVDVLRTVLRQALR